In a single window of the Candidatus Thermoplasmatota archaeon genome:
- a CDS encoding SDR family oxidoreductase, with protein sequence MKVLLTGATGYIGRRLTQRLHEDVDVELRLFVRDSRKVTTDTSAGAEVVEGDTFNKDSLREAVKGVDVAYYLIHSMEAGGGYEKLDRLSAQNFLDACTEAGVRRIIYLGGLGVKETASKHLLSRIEVGEVLSSRPDRIQTIWLRAGIIIGSGSASFEIIRNIVQKLPVMTPPMWVKTLTQPIAVDDVLEYLTAAKDLSVKGNQVVDIGSERMSFQEMLKQASDVMGLSRILIPMLLPTLKLSSYWFMMLTPVPTRIASALIEGIRSETVMQNDNARRHFPDIVPMSYEEALRRALREIEENQVISRWSDSSAGEVSDIVDGDIAEAVFIDTQTMDLGEVRAEDVFSTITHLGGHRGWLRFNMLWRIRGVIDKLLGGYGLTRGRRDPEKLRIGDSLDFWKVADLVEGRRLLLVSQMVLPGKAWLEFTVAEGKLTQTSYFYPNGILGRLYWYAIFPFHAPVFRSLADALVERSK encoded by the coding sequence TTGAAGGTGCTGCTCACAGGCGCGACGGGATACATAGGTAGGAGGCTGACCCAGCGACTCCATGAGGATGTGGATGTGGAGCTGCGGCTCTTCGTGCGGGACTCGAGGAAGGTCACGACCGACACGAGTGCGGGGGCGGAGGTCGTCGAAGGGGACACGTTCAACAAGGACTCCCTCAGAGAGGCGGTCAAGGGCGTGGACGTCGCCTACTACCTCATCCACTCAATGGAGGCCGGAGGAGGCTACGAGAAGCTTGACAGGCTGAGCGCCCAGAACTTCTTGGACGCCTGCACGGAGGCGGGCGTGCGGAGAATCATATACCTCGGAGGGCTCGGAGTGAAGGAGACCGCCAGCAAGCACCTTCTGAGCAGGATCGAGGTGGGCGAGGTCCTGAGCTCTCGTCCTGATAGGATCCAGACGATATGGCTCCGGGCGGGCATCATCATCGGCTCCGGAAGCGCGAGCTTCGAGATAATCAGGAACATCGTGCAGAAGCTCCCCGTGATGACGCCACCAATGTGGGTGAAGACACTGACCCAGCCTATTGCGGTGGATGACGTTCTCGAATATCTCACGGCTGCGAAGGATCTGTCTGTCAAGGGCAACCAGGTCGTCGACATAGGCTCGGAGAGAATGAGCTTCCAAGAGATGCTCAAGCAGGCCTCCGATGTGATGGGCCTGAGCAGGATCCTGATTCCGATGCTCTTGCCCACGCTGAAGCTTTCCTCCTACTGGTTCATGATGCTCACGCCGGTCCCGACCAGAATTGCCTCTGCCTTGATCGAAGGGATAAGGTCGGAGACGGTCATGCAGAACGACAATGCAAGGAGACACTTCCCCGACATCGTTCCCATGTCGTACGAGGAGGCCTTGAGAAGAGCTCTGAGGGAGATAGAAGAGAACCAGGTGATCAGCCGCTGGTCCGACAGCAGCGCGGGCGAAGTGAGCGACATAGTCGACGGCGACATCGCAGAGGCCGTATTCATCGACACGCAGACCATGGACCTGGGGGAAGTGAGAGCCGAGGACGTGTTCTCCACCATCACTCATCTGGGCGGTCACAGAGGATGGCTGAGGTTTAACATGCTCTGGCGCATCAGAGGGGTGATCGACAAGCTGCTAGGCGGGTACGGACTCACCAGGGGCAGAAGGGACCCAGAGAAACTGAGGATAGGGGACAGCCTAGACTTCTGGAAGGTGGCCGATCTCGTGGAGGGGAGAAGACTCTTGCTCGTCTCCCAGATGGTGCTTCCTGGAAAGGCGTGGCTTGAGTTCACGGTGGCAGAGGGCAAGCTCACGCAGACATCATACTTCTACCCGAACGGCATCCTCGGTCGGCTCTATTGGTACGCGATCTTTCCCTTTCACGCCCCCGTCTTCCGGAGCTTGGCGGATGCGCTCGTGGAAAGGTCGAAGTGA
- a CDS encoding 5-formyltetrahydrofolate cyclo-ligase has translation MDKDEIREMIWDVMEEKDIALFPRPVLGRIPNFKGADVAAKKVEELESWRDARFVKCNPDSPQRPLREMALQSGKTIYMAVPRLREEKCFIRVDPNYIESPRKASTIRGAFKYGRAVHPREMNPVDIVVAGSVAVNRSGGRVGKGGGYSDLEYAIGREFGIVDEDTPILTTVHAVQVVDVDIPMVEHDVPIDFIVTRREVIECERREKPNGILWERLDEEKLESIPVLRSVTSRKSFM, from the coding sequence ATGGACAAGGACGAGATCCGGGAGATGATCTGGGACGTCATGGAGGAGAAGGACATCGCTCTATTCCCCCGCCCGGTTCTCGGACGCATTCCCAACTTCAAGGGCGCCGACGTGGCCGCCAAGAAGGTGGAGGAGCTGGAATCCTGGCGGGATGCGAGGTTCGTGAAGTGCAACCCCGACAGCCCGCAGAGACCGCTCAGGGAGATGGCGCTGCAGAGCGGGAAGACGATATACATGGCCGTCCCCCGCCTGAGGGAGGAGAAGTGCTTCATCCGCGTCGACCCGAACTACATCGAGTCCCCGCGAAAGGCATCGACCATCCGAGGCGCGTTCAAGTACGGGCGGGCGGTGCATCCGCGAGAGATGAATCCTGTTGACATCGTCGTAGCGGGCTCGGTCGCCGTGAACCGCTCAGGCGGGAGGGTTGGGAAGGGCGGCGGCTACTCGGACCTGGAGTATGCAATCGGGCGGGAGTTCGGGATTGTGGATGAGGACACGCCGATTCTAACGACGGTCCACGCGGTCCAGGTCGTTGACGTTGACATTCCGATGGTCGAGCATGATGTCCCGATCGATTTCATTGTCACGAGGAGGGAGGTCATCGAGTGCGAGAGGAGGGAGAAGCCCAACGGGATCCTCTGGGAGAGGCTCGATGAAGAGAAGCTGGAAAGCATCCCTGTCCTGAGATCGGTCACCTCGCGAAAAAGCTTTATGTGA
- a CDS encoding DUF2791 family P-loop domain-containing protein gives MPQLDFHPHIVGREQELRELEAYLDGVAEGRGNTLLISGEAGVGKTTLVEELKSIARSEGFQVMSGNCMYESLRPYMSFVEALRSKDLGYLLAEEAPRVEAVYLVEDTGLSIEEVLREETELDSDIFASMLSAVGSFVKDSLSMLTGEETRDTLNRLGYGDCTILIEGGRIANLVVILTGRENESLISDMGDILSEVDSNYGNELTNWDGDGEKVEGIERILEALITSGKYDGIFHGKEDTEARRDSLFENVSLGMIRQARDTPTLLCIEDLQWADPSSLALMHHLAGRTRESPLLILGTYRPEDLVVEDENGHPLVETMRLMSREDLHEKMELQRLPDKYTMEFLTSLLGATDFSDDFRKRIYQKTEGNPLFLIELVKSFVEEGIIEAQDGAWRLVKDIRDVSIPSKIYDLILRRLDRVKEEPRETLDWASIIGAEFTSKVLASAMRNGRIDLLKALRRLDQRHRLIHSGNGSYVFDHSMIKEVLYSEMPRELRTEYHAVIAESIEELNKDDLDEVAGDLAFHYHRSGSGDKALLYLIKAAEKDYSTDEAIRFYDESLEIEEEEQRRVETLDGLGDAYSVIGDYEKSRESYESALDVAEGRTKRARIRAKIRSLGIREAERDEEIEAKKPDVVESGESEEALALNNVCNAHFSRGEYGRALRYCEKGLKMSEEIEDRILAAYYSIKIAEVYLKKKDFQKALDFCARASEVSEEVGAKDGIAHAKRVFGMIYREQKRWRESIENFEESLRICEEIGTEKELADSYFEYGMMWKENGDAEKEKDYLNKAMDILEDLRLEMESEKVKEALFNMDGIQRAGV, from the coding sequence ATGCCACAGCTCGATTTTCATCCCCACATAGTGGGTAGAGAGCAAGAGCTCAGGGAGCTGGAGGCATACCTCGATGGAGTCGCAGAAGGACGCGGGAACACCCTCCTGATCTCAGGGGAAGCAGGCGTAGGCAAGACCACGCTCGTGGAGGAGCTGAAGTCCATCGCCCGATCGGAGGGCTTCCAGGTGATGTCTGGTAACTGCATGTACGAATCCCTCAGACCTTACATGTCTTTCGTGGAGGCCCTGAGGTCCAAGGACCTAGGTTACCTTCTTGCAGAGGAAGCGCCGAGGGTAGAGGCCGTCTATCTAGTGGAGGACACAGGCCTGTCGATAGAAGAGGTGCTGAGGGAAGAGACGGAGCTCGACTCGGACATATTCGCCTCGATGCTCTCCGCCGTTGGGAGCTTCGTGAAGGACTCATTGTCCATGCTCACTGGTGAGGAGACGCGGGACACGTTGAACAGACTCGGCTACGGCGACTGCACCATCCTCATAGAGGGCGGGAGGATCGCGAATCTCGTGGTGATACTCACGGGTCGGGAGAACGAGTCCCTGATAAGCGACATGGGCGACATACTCTCGGAGGTTGACAGCAACTACGGCAATGAACTGACGAACTGGGACGGAGACGGCGAGAAGGTGGAGGGTATCGAGAGGATCCTCGAGGCACTCATCACTTCAGGCAAGTACGATGGCATCTTCCACGGGAAAGAGGACACGGAGGCGAGGAGGGACTCGCTATTCGAGAACGTCTCCTTGGGGATGATCAGGCAGGCCCGCGACACGCCGACGCTCCTGTGCATCGAGGACCTGCAGTGGGCAGACCCGTCCTCCCTGGCGCTGATGCATCATCTCGCGGGAAGGACGCGGGAGAGCCCCCTCCTCATTCTGGGCACCTACAGGCCCGAGGACCTTGTCGTGGAGGATGAGAACGGTCATCCTCTCGTCGAGACCATGCGTCTGATGAGTCGTGAGGACCTGCACGAGAAGATGGAGCTGCAGAGACTGCCCGACAAGTACACGATGGAGTTCCTGACATCCCTCCTCGGGGCAACCGACTTCAGTGATGACTTCAGGAAGCGGATATATCAGAAGACTGAGGGGAATCCGCTGTTCTTGATAGAGCTAGTGAAATCGTTCGTAGAAGAGGGGATAATCGAGGCTCAGGACGGGGCCTGGAGGTTGGTCAAAGACATCCGGGATGTCAGCATCCCCTCCAAGATATACGACCTGATCCTGAGAAGGCTGGACCGAGTGAAAGAGGAGCCGAGGGAGACACTTGACTGGGCCTCGATCATCGGTGCAGAGTTCACATCCAAGGTCCTGGCCTCTGCAATGAGGAACGGAAGGATAGATCTGCTCAAGGCTCTCAGGCGGTTGGACCAGAGACACAGGTTGATTCATTCTGGCAATGGCAGCTATGTGTTCGACCACTCAATGATAAAGGAAGTGCTCTACTCCGAGATGCCGCGGGAACTGAGGACGGAATATCACGCGGTCATCGCCGAGTCCATCGAGGAGCTGAACAAGGACGATCTCGATGAGGTGGCTGGAGACCTGGCATTCCACTACCATCGTTCCGGGAGCGGGGACAAGGCGCTTCTGTACCTCATCAAGGCGGCGGAGAAGGACTACTCGACCGACGAGGCGATAAGGTTCTACGACGAGTCCCTGGAGATCGAAGAGGAGGAGCAGAGAAGAGTGGAGACTCTCGACGGTCTGGGAGATGCGTACAGCGTGATCGGAGATTACGAGAAGAGCAGAGAATCCTACGAGAGTGCATTGGACGTGGCCGAGGGAAGGACGAAGAGGGCCAGGATAAGGGCTAAGATCAGGAGCCTCGGCATAAGAGAAGCGGAACGGGACGAGGAGATCGAGGCCAAGAAGCCCGACGTCGTGGAGAGCGGGGAAAGCGAGGAAGCTCTCGCCCTCAACAACGTCTGCAACGCTCATTTCAGCCGGGGGGAATACGGTAGGGCTCTCAGGTACTGCGAGAAGGGCCTGAAGATGTCAGAGGAGATTGAGGACCGCATATTGGCGGCTTACTATTCCATCAAGATCGCGGAAGTATATCTCAAGAAGAAGGACTTCCAGAAAGCCCTGGACTTCTGCGCCAGGGCGTCCGAGGTGTCAGAAGAGGTGGGCGCCAAGGATGGCATCGCCCACGCGAAAAGGGTCTTCGGCATGATATATCGCGAGCAGAAGAGGTGGAGAGAATCGATCGAGAACTTCGAGGAGAGCCTCAGGATATGCGAAGAGATCGGGACGGAGAAGGAACTAGCAGACTCCTACTTCGAGTACGGAATGATGTGGAAGGAGAACGGGGATGCGGAGAAGGAGAAGGACTACCTGAACAAGGCCATGGACATCCTGGAAGACCTGAGACTCGAGATGGAATCGGAGAAGGTGAAGGAAGCCCTCTTCAATATGGATGGGATTCAGAGGGCTGGCGTCTAG